The Corynebacterium pseudopelargi genome contains a region encoding:
- the lgt gene encoding prolipoprotein diacylglyceryl transferase translates to MLGPLPIRAYALCIIVGILVAIWVSQKRYAARGGDPQLVGDTAIVVVIAGIIGGRLYHVITDHQKYFCDTCNPVDALKITNGGLGIWGAVALGAVAVYVFLRIKGVPFAPFADAVAPAVILAQAIGRLGNWFNQELYGGPTDLPWGLELYQRVNDAGQYAPLTGRSTGEIIAVVHPTFLYEIVWNLLVFAVLLWADRRFRLGHGRVFALYVAGYCLGRFFIEHVRVDEATMIFGLRVNIIVSAVVFIVAVVSFVFLPKGRESEAEVRGEKQTV, encoded by the coding sequence ATGTTAGGGCCATTGCCAATTCGCGCCTACGCCCTGTGCATTATCGTCGGCATTTTGGTGGCCATTTGGGTATCCCAAAAGCGCTACGCCGCCCGCGGTGGCGATCCGCAACTCGTAGGCGATACGGCGATTGTGGTGGTGATCGCCGGCATTATTGGCGGGCGTTTGTATCACGTGATTACCGATCACCAAAAGTATTTTTGCGATACCTGTAATCCGGTGGACGCGCTCAAAATCACCAATGGTGGCCTTGGTATTTGGGGTGCAGTGGCCCTCGGTGCGGTGGCTGTGTATGTGTTTTTGCGCATCAAGGGCGTGCCCTTTGCGCCTTTTGCAGATGCAGTGGCACCGGCGGTGATTTTGGCCCAGGCGATTGGGCGCTTAGGCAACTGGTTTAATCAGGAGCTCTACGGCGGGCCTACCGATCTGCCATGGGGGCTTGAGCTGTATCAGCGAGTCAATGATGCCGGCCAATACGCGCCGTTGACGGGCCGTTCCACCGGGGAGATCATTGCCGTAGTGCACCCCACCTTCCTATATGAGATCGTGTGGAATCTGCTCGTGTTCGCTGTGTTGTTGTGGGCAGACCGTCGCTTCCGGCTGGGGCATGGCCGCGTATTCGCGTTGTATGTGGCCGGCTATTGTTTGGGTCGTTTCTTTATCGAGCACGTCCGCGTCGATGAAGCGACGATGATTTTTGGCCTCCGCGTCAACATCATTGTCAGTGCTGTGGTGTTCATTGTGGCGGTAGTGAGCTTCGTGTTCTTGCCCAAGGGGAGGGAATCGGAAGCCGAAGTCAGGGGCGAAAAACAGACGGTGTGA
- the pyk gene encoding pyruvate kinase: MERRTKIVCTLGPAVASAEGIQGLVEAGMNVARMNMSHGEHADHEQNYKWVRQATDKTGKAVGILADLQGPKIRLGRFTDGATVWEDGEIVRITVDDIEGTHDRVSTTYKNLAKDAKAGDRLLVDDGKVALECLEVDGNDVVCRVVEGGPVSNNKGVSLPGMDISVPALSEKDIRDLRFAINLGVDIIALSFVRSAADVELVHKIMDEEGRRLPVIAKLEKPEAVDGLESIVLAFDGIMIARGDLGVECPLEQVPLFQKRAIQIARENAKPVIVATQMLDSMIENLRPTRAEASDVANAVLDGADAVMLSGETSVGVDPQNTVRTMSRIVSYAEIDGRVPNLAHIPRTKRGVISYSARDIAERLNAKAIVAFTTSGDTAKRIARLHSHLPLLVFTPNQAVRSQLALTWGAETFLTPEVKDTDEMLAQIDEQLLGMDRYHRDDMIVLVAGTPPGVSGNTNMIHVHLLGEDLHI, encoded by the coding sequence ATGGAACGTCGCACCAAAATTGTTTGTACGCTAGGGCCTGCCGTTGCAAGCGCTGAAGGAATTCAGGGGCTTGTCGAGGCAGGCATGAATGTTGCCCGCATGAACATGTCGCATGGCGAGCACGCTGACCACGAGCAGAACTACAAGTGGGTTCGCCAAGCCACCGATAAGACCGGCAAGGCCGTTGGCATCCTTGCCGATCTCCAAGGCCCCAAGATCCGCCTCGGCCGCTTCACCGACGGCGCCACCGTGTGGGAAGACGGCGAGATCGTTCGCATCACCGTCGACGACATCGAGGGAACCCACGACCGAGTTTCCACCACCTACAAAAACCTGGCCAAAGACGCCAAGGCCGGCGATCGCTTGCTTGTCGACGACGGCAAGGTTGCACTCGAATGCCTCGAAGTCGATGGCAACGACGTGGTCTGCCGCGTTGTAGAAGGCGGCCCGGTATCAAATAACAAGGGCGTCTCCCTGCCAGGCATGGACATCTCCGTGCCCGCACTTTCCGAAAAAGACATCCGCGACCTACGCTTCGCCATCAACCTCGGCGTAGACATCATCGCCTTGTCCTTCGTGCGCTCTGCTGCCGACGTTGAACTCGTACACAAGATCATGGACGAAGAAGGCCGCCGCCTTCCCGTGATTGCCAAGCTGGAAAAGCCCGAAGCCGTCGATGGACTGGAATCCATCGTCTTGGCATTCGACGGCATCATGATCGCCCGCGGCGACCTCGGCGTGGAATGCCCGCTCGAGCAGGTGCCGCTGTTCCAAAAGCGTGCCATCCAAATCGCTCGCGAAAACGCAAAGCCAGTGATCGTGGCAACCCAGATGCTCGACTCCATGATCGAGAATCTGCGCCCCACCCGCGCAGAAGCCTCCGACGTTGCCAACGCCGTGCTCGACGGCGCCGATGCCGTGATGCTCTCCGGTGAAACCTCAGTGGGCGTTGACCCCCAAAACACCGTGCGTACCATGTCGCGTATCGTCTCCTACGCCGAAATCGACGGACGCGTACCAAACCTGGCGCACATCCCGCGCACCAAGCGCGGCGTGATCTCCTACTCCGCGCGCGATATTGCAGAGCGCCTCAACGCCAAAGCCATCGTGGCATTTACCACCTCCGGTGATACCGCGAAGCGCATCGCACGCCTGCACTCGCACCTGCCATTGCTGGTGTTCACCCCCAACCAAGCTGTGCGCTCACAGCTTGCACTGACCTGGGGTGCAGAAACCTTCCTTACCCCCGAGGTCAAAGACACCGACGAAATGCTTGCACAAATCGACGAGCAGCTCCTCGGCATGGACCGCTACCACCGCGACGACATGATCGTTTTGGTAGCAGGTACTCCTCCCGGAGTATCCGGCAACACCAACATGATTCACGTTCACTTGTTGGGTGAAGATCTGCACATCTAA
- a CDS encoding glycogen/starch/alpha-glucan phosphorylase, translated as MRDSSSDLTQRIASFVRSASGTAPEEATDRKFWFGLSGAVMDSLAENWAETTKAYNATRQQHYLSAEFLMGRALLNNLTNLEIEEEVAEAVKAQGHELSDVLEAENDAALGNGGLGRLAACFLDSCATQNYPVTGYGLLYRYGLFKQTFNEGFQSEEPDAWREDGYPFTIRRDNEQRIVRFDDMTVRATPYDMPITGYGTDNIGTLRLWKAEPMAEFDYDAFNSQRFTDAIVEREAVMDICRVLYPNDTTYAGKVLRVRQQYFFVSASLQQMIDNFLAHHDDLRDFAKYNCIQLNDTHPVLAIPELMRLLLDDHGMSWDDAWKVTCETFAYTNHTVLAEALEQWNVTIFQQLFYRVWEITQEIDRRFREQMAQLGLDHERIEYMAPVSGGNVHMAWIACYAAYSINGVAALHTEIIKADTLKEWHELWPEKFNNKTNGVTPRRWLKMCNPRLAALLTRLAGSDAWVTELDELKKLRHFAEDDAVMQELMEIKAANKRDFAQWIQERDGIEVDPDSIFDTQIKRLHEYKRQLLNALYILDLYYRIKDGETVPARTFIFGAKAAPGYIRAKAVIKFINEIANLVNNDPEVSKTLRVVFVENYNVSPAEHIIPATDISEQISTAGKEASGTSNMKFMMNGALTLGTLDGANVEIVDSVGEENAYIFGAKVEQLPELKAHYNPQSVYETVPGLKRALDALVDGTLNDNGSGWFHDLRGSLLDGNGWETPDVYYVLGDFESYRETRDRMAEDYADTLAWARKCWINICESGRFSSDRTINDYAREVWKLEATPIHP; from the coding sequence ATGAGGGATTCCTCATCCGATCTGACGCAGCGCATCGCGAGCTTTGTTCGCAGCGCTTCGGGTACCGCGCCAGAAGAGGCCACTGATCGTAAATTCTGGTTCGGGCTCTCCGGGGCTGTGATGGATTCGCTCGCAGAAAATTGGGCCGAAACCACCAAGGCGTATAACGCCACCCGCCAGCAGCACTACCTTTCTGCAGAGTTCCTCATGGGTAGGGCGTTGCTGAATAACCTCACCAACCTCGAGATCGAAGAAGAGGTGGCCGAGGCAGTAAAGGCGCAAGGCCATGAGCTTTCCGACGTCCTCGAGGCCGAAAACGATGCTGCCCTTGGCAATGGTGGCCTGGGCCGTTTGGCTGCGTGCTTCCTTGATTCATGCGCTACCCAAAACTACCCCGTGACCGGCTATGGCCTGCTGTATCGCTACGGGTTGTTTAAGCAAACCTTTAACGAGGGCTTCCAGTCTGAGGAGCCAGATGCGTGGCGCGAAGACGGCTACCCCTTTACTATCCGCCGCGACAATGAGCAGCGCATCGTTCGTTTCGATGACATGACCGTGCGCGCGACTCCTTATGACATGCCCATTACCGGCTACGGCACCGACAATATTGGCACCCTTCGTCTGTGGAAGGCCGAGCCGATGGCTGAGTTTGATTATGATGCCTTCAACTCTCAGCGCTTCACCGATGCCATTGTCGAACGCGAAGCCGTCATGGATATCTGCCGCGTGCTGTACCCGAACGACACCACCTACGCCGGCAAGGTGTTGCGTGTGCGCCAGCAGTACTTCTTTGTGTCTGCTTCCTTGCAGCAGATGATCGACAATTTCTTGGCGCATCACGATGATCTGCGCGATTTTGCCAAGTACAACTGCATTCAGCTCAACGACACCCACCCGGTGCTCGCCATTCCCGAGCTCATGCGCTTGCTTCTCGACGACCACGGCATGAGTTGGGACGATGCGTGGAAGGTGACCTGCGAAACCTTCGCTTATACCAACCACACCGTGCTTGCCGAGGCCCTCGAGCAGTGGAACGTGACCATCTTCCAGCAGCTTTTCTACCGCGTCTGGGAAATCACCCAGGAAATTGATCGTCGTTTCCGCGAGCAGATGGCACAGCTTGGCCTCGACCACGAGCGCATCGAGTACATGGCTCCTGTATCAGGCGGCAATGTGCACATGGCGTGGATCGCTTGCTACGCCGCCTACTCCATCAATGGTGTGGCTGCGTTGCACACGGAGATTATCAAGGCAGACACGCTCAAAGAATGGCACGAGCTTTGGCCCGAGAAGTTCAATAACAAAACCAATGGTGTCACCCCTCGCCGCTGGCTGAAGATGTGCAACCCACGCCTGGCCGCATTGCTTACCCGCCTTGCGGGCTCGGATGCGTGGGTCACCGAGCTTGACGAGCTGAAAAAGCTGCGCCACTTCGCCGAAGACGACGCCGTGATGCAAGAGCTCATGGAGATCAAGGCCGCGAATAAGCGCGACTTCGCTCAATGGATTCAAGAGCGCGACGGCATTGAGGTTGATCCCGATTCGATCTTCGATACCCAGATCAAGCGCCTCCACGAATACAAGCGCCAATTGCTCAATGCCTTGTACATTCTGGATCTGTACTACCGCATCAAAGACGGCGAAACGGTCCCTGCTCGCACCTTCATCTTCGGTGCAAAAGCCGCGCCAGGCTATATTCGCGCGAAGGCAGTGATCAAGTTCATCAACGAGATCGCCAACTTGGTCAACAACGACCCCGAGGTGTCGAAGACCCTGCGCGTGGTGTTTGTAGAAAACTACAACGTTTCGCCTGCCGAGCACATCATCCCCGCCACCGATATTTCCGAGCAGATCTCCACTGCCGGTAAGGAAGCATCGGGCACTTCAAATATGAAGTTCATGATGAACGGCGCGCTGACACTTGGCACCCTCGACGGTGCGAATGTGGAGATCGTCGATTCCGTTGGCGAAGAAAACGCCTATATCTTTGGCGCAAAGGTTGAGCAGCTTCCCGAGCTCAAGGCGCACTACAACCCGCAGTCGGTCTATGAGACTGTGCCGGGCCTCAAGCGTGCACTCGACGCGCTTGTAGACGGCACCCTCAACGACAACGGCTCAGGTTGGTTCCATGACCTGCGCGGCTCCTTGCTCGACGGCAATGGCTGGGAAACCCCGGATGTGTACTACGTGTTGGGTGATTTCGAGTCTTATCGCGAAACTCGCGACCGCATGGCCGAAGATTACGCAGATACCCTTGCTTGGGCCAGGAAGTGCTGGATCAATATTTGCGAGTCTGGTCGCTTCTCTTCTGATCGCACCATCAACGACTATGCCCGCGAGGTATGGAAGCTTGAGGCAACGCCAATTCACCCATAA
- a CDS encoding amidohydrolase has translation MLSGYKNQPWQFEFYTSMHRAPELSGEERLTAQKILRALEAFDCEVISPIGGYGIVAVMRNGEGPNVLMRADFDALPVTEDSGAPYASQIKGKMHACGHDMHTTALLSALSLFDEHRDLWSGTYIALFQPSEENGAGAQIMVADGLSAKIPTPTVCLGQHIVAGPAGRVLSMPGAAAAACDSIEIIIKGKSAHGSMPHNSIDPTYAAAMVVVRLQGIVGREIAPSDFAVISVGTLESGHTNNTIPGSARIVVNCRTYSEEVKARLYAAIERVVRGECSASGCHPPTFRYFAHGPLTNNDPHVFARVRANFDAIFGGESRTANRWTASEDFANIPAAFGAPYLYWTLGCTPRQLWQQAEEAGAIGEMVPVNHMANFLPDYEPTIEAATKAAVVAAMTYLQRKQ, from the coding sequence ATGCTGAGTGGTTATAAAAACCAGCCCTGGCAATTCGAATTTTATACATCAATGCACCGCGCCCCCGAGCTTTCAGGTGAGGAGCGGCTGACGGCTCAGAAAATTCTTCGCGCCCTTGAAGCCTTCGACTGCGAGGTGATCAGCCCCATCGGTGGGTACGGCATCGTAGCTGTAATGCGCAATGGCGAAGGCCCGAATGTGTTGATGCGTGCAGATTTCGATGCCCTTCCCGTGACCGAGGATTCAGGTGCCCCCTACGCCTCGCAGATCAAAGGCAAGATGCATGCTTGTGGCCACGACATGCATACCACGGCGCTTTTAAGTGCTCTTTCGCTTTTCGACGAACACCGCGATCTGTGGTCAGGCACCTATATCGCCCTGTTCCAACCTTCAGAAGAAAATGGTGCGGGCGCGCAGATCATGGTGGCCGATGGTCTCAGTGCCAAAATCCCCACGCCAACGGTGTGCTTGGGTCAGCACATCGTGGCAGGCCCTGCCGGGCGTGTGCTTTCTATGCCTGGTGCGGCCGCTGCTGCCTGCGACTCGATTGAAATCATCATCAAGGGCAAAAGTGCTCACGGCTCTATGCCGCACAATTCCATTGACCCGACGTATGCCGCGGCGATGGTGGTGGTGCGTCTCCAAGGCATCGTGGGCAGGGAGATCGCGCCTTCTGATTTTGCCGTGATCTCTGTGGGCACCTTGGAATCGGGACATACCAATAACACCATCCCTGGCTCGGCACGCATCGTGGTGAATTGCCGCACCTATTCCGAGGAAGTAAAGGCACGCCTCTATGCGGCTATTGAGCGAGTGGTGCGAGGGGAATGCTCCGCATCGGGCTGTCATCCACCCACGTTTCGCTATTTCGCACACGGGCCTTTAACCAATAATGATCCGCACGTTTTTGCACGAGTGCGCGCGAATTTCGATGCCATTTTTGGTGGTGAGTCACGCACGGCGAATCGTTGGACTGCATCGGAAGATTTCGCCAACATTCCCGCGGCCTTTGGTGCTCCCTATCTGTATTGGACCCTTGGCTGCACGCCGAGGCAGTTGTGGCAACAAGCTGAAGAGGCCGGCGCTATTGGCGAGATGGTGCCGGTGAATCACATGGCGAATTTCTTGCCGGATTATGAACCGACCATCGAGGCGGCTACCAAAGCTGCAGTGGTGGCGGCAATGACGTATTTGCAACGTAAACAATGA
- a CDS encoding DUF4921 family protein produces the protein MSAQMYSRVAPIQTMADGTIKQINPFSGTEVWTVPGRGNRPLTHPTTDTHLLEAHDFSTTCAFCSDRVFETPPEKSRITHGKIQTLRPEHIDGSADFRRVANLFEIVSYDYWRENYGYTMDANTSAWMQEYLHSDLGREHVKTTVQAKRRAAGLDPELSEDELLRAGEAFFGGGHDVIIARRHFVDGAETSAQLASAGTLSRQEHHDLIRFTIDSMADLYRRNRYAHYVAVFQNWLKPAGASFDHLHKQLVAIDERGLAAQNEISRLRSNPNMYNEWAVDYAAEQNLIIAENDHAVCFAGFGHRYPTLEVFSKSATAEPWLQSAEEVEAMSDLLHACHAAAGADVPCNEEWHHKPAGLDLAMPWRVMIKWRVSTLAGFEGGTKIYLNTLSPWDVRDRVVPKLYELRNQGHIGNIRIAEECTVQRNSLKYNPLLSQRC, from the coding sequence ATGAGTGCTCAGATGTATTCCCGCGTTGCGCCAATTCAAACCATGGCCGATGGCACGATTAAACAAATCAACCCATTTTCCGGCACCGAAGTTTGGACAGTGCCCGGACGCGGCAACCGACCACTCACCCACCCCACCACAGACACGCATCTGCTCGAAGCTCATGACTTCAGCACCACCTGTGCCTTTTGTAGCGACCGCGTATTTGAAACTCCCCCAGAAAAGTCCCGCATTACTCACGGCAAGATTCAGACGCTTCGCCCAGAGCACATCGATGGTTCTGCGGATTTTCGTCGTGTAGCGAACCTCTTTGAGATCGTCAGTTATGACTATTGGCGCGAAAACTATGGCTACACCATGGATGCCAACACCAGCGCTTGGATGCAGGAGTATCTGCACAGCGATCTCGGGCGCGAGCACGTGAAAACGACAGTGCAGGCAAAACGCCGCGCCGCAGGGTTAGATCCCGAGCTTTCAGAAGATGAGCTCTTGCGCGCCGGTGAAGCATTCTTTGGTGGCGGCCATGACGTAATTATTGCGCGTCGCCATTTTGTCGACGGTGCCGAAACGAGTGCGCAGCTTGCTTCTGCTGGCACCTTGAGCAGGCAAGAGCATCATGATCTGATTCGTTTCACCATTGACTCGATGGCGGATCTGTATCGCAGGAATCGCTACGCGCATTATGTGGCGGTATTTCAGAATTGGCTTAAACCAGCCGGCGCCTCCTTTGATCATTTGCATAAACAACTCGTGGCTATTGACGAGCGTGGCCTTGCCGCCCAGAACGAAATCAGCCGGCTGCGTAGCAACCCGAATATGTATAACGAGTGGGCCGTGGACTATGCCGCCGAGCAAAATTTGATCATTGCCGAAAATGATCACGCCGTGTGTTTTGCAGGTTTTGGGCACCGCTACCCCACCTTGGAGGTGTTTTCTAAATCGGCTACTGCAGAACCGTGGCTCCAAAGCGCCGAGGAAGTCGAGGCGATGAGCGATCTTTTGCACGCTTGCCACGCCGCGGCAGGCGCGGATGTTCCTTGTAATGAGGAGTGGCACCACAAGCCTGCGGGCTTAGATCTTGCGATGCCCTGGCGAGTGATGATCAAGTGGCGCGTTTCCACCCTCGCCGGTTTTGAGGGCGGCACCAAGATTTATCTGAATACCCTTTCGCCTTGGGATGTGCGCGACCGGGTGGTGCCGAAGCTGTATGAGCTTCGCAATCAAGGCCACATTGGCAATATCAGGATCGCGGAGGAATGCACGGTGCAGCGCAATTCCTTGAAATATAACCCTTTGCTATCTCAACGCTGCTAG
- a CDS encoding glycerate kinase: MNSPAKIIIAPDSFKGTANADQAAQWLAEGVQEVLDCEIVLAPMADGGEGTAARFTGVDVTLPTTDALGRLIEASYRFDESTATAYIDVAAASGITLIDAPRPLIADTYGTGVLIADAQTRGARTIVLGLGGTATVDGGSGILVALGANLLDAQGHTIAQGGGGLAHLDHIDTAMLNIPAASVQWVLLSDVDNPATGPEGAAAVFGPQKGASPQDVEKLDAGLARLCQVTGVDPTTPGMGAAGGLAIGITWLSALLHGQPQVQLLPGAKVIASAAGLEDMEADLIISGEGRFDAQSLHGKVVGTVLEMAGTTPVAIVAGRHDAEANAWQITLGEGEPETQLREAGREVAQRFASMFKNQG, translated from the coding sequence ATGAATTCCCCCGCCAAGATCATCATCGCCCCAGACTCCTTTAAAGGCACCGCCAATGCCGATCAAGCTGCACAATGGCTCGCCGAAGGAGTCCAAGAGGTGCTCGACTGCGAGATCGTTTTAGCCCCCATGGCCGATGGTGGCGAAGGCACCGCCGCCCGCTTTACAGGTGTTGATGTGACTCTCCCCACAACCGATGCGCTCGGCCGACTCATCGAGGCGAGCTACCGCTTTGATGAATCCACCGCCACCGCATATATCGACGTTGCCGCGGCTTCTGGCATCACGCTTATCGACGCCCCACGTCCCCTTATCGCCGACACCTACGGCACAGGCGTGCTCATCGCCGACGCCCAAACCCGCGGCGCCCGCACCATCGTGCTCGGCCTCGGTGGCACCGCGACAGTTGATGGCGGAAGCGGCATCTTAGTCGCCCTAGGTGCAAACTTGCTCGATGCCCAAGGACACACCATTGCCCAAGGCGGCGGAGGTCTTGCGCACCTGGATCACATCGATACCGCCATGCTGAATATCCCTGCAGCGAGCGTGCAGTGGGTGCTGCTTAGCGACGTTGACAATCCGGCCACCGGCCCAGAGGGGGCAGCGGCAGTGTTCGGACCACAGAAAGGGGCTTCGCCTCAGGACGTCGAAAAGCTTGATGCAGGCCTCGCACGACTGTGCCAAGTCACCGGAGTAGATCCGACAACACCCGGAATGGGAGCCGCCGGCGGGTTGGCCATTGGCATTACTTGGCTCTCAGCGCTGCTTCACGGCCAACCCCAGGTGCAGCTCCTGCCCGGCGCGAAAGTGATCGCTTCGGCTGCTGGATTAGAGGACATGGAAGCAGATTTAATCATCAGCGGCGAGGGTCGCTTCGATGCGCAATCTTTGCACGGCAAGGTCGTTGGCACGGTCCTTGAGATGGCAGGAACAACCCCCGTCGCTATCGTGGCCGGGCGCCACGACGCCGAAGCAAACGCCTGGCAGATCACCCTCGGCGAAGGTGAGCCGGAAACGCAATTACGCGAAGCCGGCCGCGAGGTAGCTCAGCGCTTTGCTTCGATGTTCAAAAACCAGGGATAG
- the gdhA gene encoding NADP-specific glutamate dehydrogenase translates to MAIDDKVSAIYDELLKRNAGEPEFHQAVAEVLDSLKIVLEKDEHYADDGLIQRLCEPERQLIFRVPWTDDEGNVHVNRGFRVQFNSALGPYKGGLRFHPSVNLGIIKFLGFEQIFKNSLTGLPIGGGKGGSDFDPKGKSDREIMRFCQSFMTELYRHIGEYRDVPAGDIGVGGREIGYLFGQYRRLANQHESGVLTGKGLAWGGSLVRTEATGYGLAYFTQEMLKHHGESFEGKKVIVSGSGNVAIYAIQKVQELGGTVIAFSDSGAWVECQDGVDVEKLRDVKEVRRERVSAYVDEVEGAVLHEEGSIWDLPCDVALPCATQNELNGDHARVLADNGCSYVAEGANMPSTADAIEVYRERGIHFGPGKAANAGGVATSALEMQQNASRDSWTFDYTDERLREIMINIFKTCASTAKEYGHEGDYVIGANIAGFKKVADAMLAQGII, encoded by the coding sequence ATGGCAATTGACGACAAAGTCTCCGCAATCTACGACGAGCTGCTCAAGCGCAACGCCGGTGAACCAGAATTCCACCAGGCCGTTGCCGAGGTGCTCGATTCGCTGAAGATCGTGCTCGAAAAGGATGAGCACTACGCCGACGATGGCCTGATCCAGCGCCTTTGTGAACCAGAACGCCAACTCATCTTCCGCGTCCCGTGGACTGATGACGAGGGCAATGTTCACGTCAACCGCGGATTCCGTGTCCAGTTCAACTCTGCACTCGGCCCCTACAAGGGCGGCCTTCGCTTCCACCCCTCGGTCAACCTCGGCATTATCAAGTTCCTCGGTTTCGAGCAGATCTTCAAAAACTCGCTCACCGGCCTGCCCATCGGTGGCGGCAAGGGCGGTTCGGACTTCGACCCCAAGGGCAAGTCTGATCGTGAAATTATGCGATTCTGCCAGTCCTTCATGACTGAGCTCTACCGCCACATCGGTGAATACCGCGACGTGCCCGCCGGTGATATCGGCGTAGGCGGCCGCGAGATCGGCTACCTGTTTGGCCAGTACCGTCGTCTAGCTAACCAGCACGAATCCGGTGTCCTGACCGGTAAGGGCTTGGCATGGGGCGGCTCGCTTGTTCGTACCGAAGCAACCGGTTACGGCCTTGCATACTTCACCCAGGAAATGCTCAAGCACCACGGTGAGTCTTTCGAGGGCAAGAAGGTTATTGTCTCCGGCTCCGGCAACGTTGCTATTTATGCAATCCAGAAGGTGCAAGAGCTTGGCGGCACCGTCATTGCTTTCTCCGACTCCGGCGCATGGGTTGAGTGCCAAGACGGCGTAGACGTAGAAAAGCTTCGCGACGTCAAGGAAGTTCGTCGCGAGCGTGTCAGCGCCTACGTAGACGAAGTAGAAGGCGCAGTGCTGCACGAAGAAGGCTCCATCTGGGATCTGCCTTGCGACGTCGCCCTGCCTTGCGCAACCCAAAACGAGCTCAACGGCGATCACGCCCGCGTGCTTGCCGATAACGGCTGCTCCTACGTCGCTGAAGGCGCAAACATGCCTTCCACCGCCGATGCCATCGAGGTCTACCGCGAGCGCGGCATCCACTTCGGCCCCGGCAAGGCCGCCAACGCCGGTGGTGTAGCCACCTCGGCACTGGAGATGCAGCAGAACGCATCGCGCGACTCCTGGACCTTCGACTACACCGATGAGCGTCTGCGCGAGATCATGATCAACATCTTCAAGACCTGTGCATCCACCGCCAAGGAGTACGGACATGAAGGCGATTATGTCATCGGCGCAAACATCGCCGGCTTTAAGAAGGTAGCCGACGCCATGCTTGCTCAGGGCATCATCTAA
- a CDS encoding esterase/lipase family protein has translation MVTRRISLLAGAAISATLGAMSVLTPLQAQALPGAPVADAQVEAWTAMGPQLEPAKTLPGALAIAMGANNPSPKGANEACSLEGENPVVLIHGMTSNAYSSFGAISPVLKAQGRCVYAMNYGYYTPENTGSSATQVLPGFYGYDSLDRSLAQVSEQIEMVKRETGAQKVDLVGWSAGGSLAAAYAKQVGAAGVGTVVSIGGVLHGTTMGGLSNLVEKSQAAGVPADAFIAAIVGPAGNDLLKGSAFMQQMNEGGLEAPGVRYVAISTLYDESATPLEATQFNAGDFENLIIQDGCPSDKVDHLGTPYDDRAIAMVANALGGDVALSCRVEVGPAAGLSSQR, from the coding sequence ATGGTTACTCGACGTATTTCCCTCCTAGCCGGAGCTGCCATCAGCGCAACCCTCGGTGCAATGAGCGTGCTCACGCCCCTGCAAGCCCAAGCACTGCCAGGTGCACCAGTCGCTGATGCCCAGGTGGAAGCCTGGACGGCGATGGGGCCACAACTTGAGCCCGCAAAAACGCTACCCGGCGCACTTGCCATCGCCATGGGCGCGAATAACCCAAGCCCGAAGGGTGCAAATGAAGCATGCAGCCTCGAGGGTGAAAACCCAGTGGTGCTCATTCACGGCATGACTTCAAATGCATATTCCAGCTTTGGTGCAATTAGCCCGGTGCTCAAGGCTCAAGGGCGTTGCGTATATGCCATGAATTATGGCTACTACACGCCCGAAAACACCGGATCTTCTGCCACCCAAGTACTACCTGGCTTCTATGGCTACGATTCACTCGATCGCTCACTTGCCCAAGTAAGCGAACAGATTGAGATGGTCAAACGCGAAACTGGCGCACAAAAAGTCGATTTGGTGGGTTGGTCTGCAGGTGGTTCGCTTGCTGCCGCTTATGCCAAGCAGGTTGGCGCAGCGGGCGTGGGCACAGTGGTATCCATCGGCGGTGTGCTGCATGGAACGACCATGGGCGGGCTTTCCAATCTTGTGGAAAAGTCCCAGGCAGCGGGTGTTCCGGCCGATGCGTTTATTGCGGCAATCGTTGGCCCAGCCGGCAATGATCTGCTCAAGGGCTCAGCGTTTATGCAGCAGATGAATGAAGGTGGCTTAGAAGCTCCGGGTGTTCGTTATGTTGCTATTTCAACGCTTTACGACGAATCCGCCACTCCTTTAGAGGCAACCCAATTCAACGCCGGCGACTTTGAAAACTTGATCATCCAAGATGGTTGCCCCAGCGATAAGGTCGATCACCTTGGCACTCCATACGATGACCGCGCAATTGCAATGGTGGCCAATGCTCTAGGTGGCGATGTGGCCTTAAGCTGCAGGGTTGAGGTTGGTCCTGCTGCGGGTCTTTCCAGCCAACGCTGA